A single region of the Bacillota bacterium genome encodes:
- a CDS encoding quinate 5-dehydrogenase: protein MRRALSVSLGSRAGDREAHVDLGGATVHLERRGCDGDMDRAARMLREMDGRVDALGLGGCNLYYRTRTRRYPFPAGQYLAGFARETPLTDGEGVKAHVEPGCVAALGQEMRLDGLRVLFTAYLDRPELAWALAEAGALVWAGDPYFSSGLPLIPPVPVAESLAPLFMPLLARVPLRLLYPLGGAQGRWGSTPLGPQGFGLVAGEFHLMRRRMPRHLQGTTILASSLGERDARELKERGAPRVFATMPSMGGARFGANAVEAALLASGHLDPAKGNYQEAWERSGLPPGVLQEVLP, encoded by the coding sequence ATGAGACGCGCCCTCAGCGTGTCCCTGGGTTCCCGGGCGGGGGACCGGGAGGCCCATGTGGATCTGGGGGGTGCCACGGTCCACCTGGAGAGGCGAGGCTGCGACGGGGACATGGATAGGGCCGCCAGGATGCTCCGGGAGATGGACGGGCGAGTGGACGCCCTGGGCCTGGGCGGCTGCAACCTGTACTACAGGACAAGGACCAGGAGGTACCCGTTTCCCGCCGGCCAGTACCTGGCCGGTTTCGCCCGGGAGACGCCCCTCACAGACGGGGAGGGCGTCAAGGCCCACGTGGAGCCAGGGTGCGTGGCCGCCCTTGGGCAAGAGATGAGACTCGACGGGCTCAGGGTGCTCTTCACCGCTTACCTGGACAGGCCTGAGCTTGCCTGGGCTCTGGCGGAGGCTGGCGCCCTGGTCTGGGCCGGAGACCCCTACTTCTCCTCGGGGCTCCCCCTCATCCCCCCCGTGCCCGTGGCCGAGTCACTGGCGCCCCTGTTCATGCCCCTCCTCGCCAGGGTTCCCTTGAGGCTCCTCTACCCCCTGGGTGGCGCACAGGGGCGTTGGGGGAGCACTCCATTGGGCCCCCAGGGGTTTGGGTTGGTGGCGGGTGAGTTTCACCTAATGCGGAGAAGGATGCCGCGGCACCTCCAGGGAACTACTATACTGGCGTCATCCCTGGGAGAGCGCGACGCCAGGGAACTTAAGGAGCGAGGCGCCCCGAGGGTGTTTGCCACTATGCCCTCCATGGGAGGGGCTCGTTTCGGCGCGAATGCGGTGGAGGCCGCCCTGCTGGCCTCGGGGCACCTGGACCCGGCGAAGGGAAACTACCAGGAGGCCTGGGAGCGATCCGGCCTTCCCCCGGGTGTCCTGCAGGAAGTTCTACCCTAA
- a CDS encoding DUF1405 domain-containing protein → MVIIGWLTSLPRDRRWWGPLALVNLGGALYGFYWYRQQLAATPAYLWPLVADSPLSVLLFSAFLLSLLAGRRIPLLEAFAYFSNLKYGPWTVLVMALAWARNGVLDFQMFHLSLSHGAMALQAILFSARWAPSPGPVLAATAWALVNDYADYTWGLHPTLPEPSMLPLVAQLSRGSTPLVALVLLYLAWRRRR, encoded by the coding sequence CTGGTTATCATTGGATGGCTCACCTCATTACCCCGGGACCGCCGCTGGTGGGGTCCCCTGGCCCTGGTCAACCTGGGTGGGGCCCTGTATGGCTTCTACTGGTACCGCCAGCAGCTGGCGGCCACCCCTGCCTACCTGTGGCCCCTGGTGGCGGACTCACCCCTATCGGTGCTGCTGTTTTCGGCCTTCCTCTTGTCACTCCTGGCTGGGCGCAGGATCCCCCTGCTCGAGGCCTTTGCCTACTTTTCAAACCTCAAGTACGGCCCATGGACGGTACTGGTCATGGCCCTGGCCTGGGCTCGCAACGGAGTGCTGGACTTCCAGATGTTTCACCTAAGCCTCTCTCACGGGGCCATGGCCCTCCAGGCCATCCTTTTCTCCGCTCGATGGGCGCCATCCCCCGGCCCGGTCCTGGCAGCCACCGCCTGGGCCCTGGTTAACGACTACGCCGACTACACCTGGGGGCTTCATCCCACCCTGCCGGAGCCCTCCATGCTGCCCCTGGTAGCCCAGTTGAGCCGCGGGTCCACTCCCCTGGTAGCCCTGGTACTTCTATACCTTGCCTGGCGGCGTAGGAGATGA
- a CDS encoding aldolase/citrate lyase family protein, whose amino-acid sequence MNAVKKCLREGRPAVGHWVSLACPAVTEILSGSGMDWLVFDTEHGSLGDETLEDLMRAMTGSGVTPLARVAGNDPVLIKKVLDRGAQGVVVPLVNSPEEALATVAASRYPPEGIRGVAGTRANRYGAHLPQYFAEWNEDVLVACQVETTAALSQVEAIAAVPGVDILFLGPYDLSANLGILGQFQHPEFQRAKDRVLKAALDAGICAGYFASSAQEAIARIEEGFRFVAMGTDARLLARAAEDLYRGVRAFLDGWGNRP is encoded by the coding sequence GTGAATGCGGTGAAGAAGTGCCTCAGGGAGGGAAGGCCTGCGGTGGGCCACTGGGTTAGCCTGGCCTGTCCTGCGGTAACGGAGATCCTGTCGGGATCTGGCATGGACTGGCTGGTGTTTGATACGGAGCACGGCTCCCTGGGTGATGAGACCCTGGAGGACCTCATGAGGGCAATGACGGGAAGCGGGGTAACTCCCCTTGCGAGGGTGGCGGGGAATGACCCCGTGCTCATCAAGAAGGTGCTGGACAGGGGGGCTCAGGGTGTGGTGGTCCCCCTGGTGAACTCCCCGGAGGAGGCTTTGGCCACCGTGGCGGCGTCGCGATACCCGCCGGAGGGCATCAGGGGGGTCGCGGGGACCAGGGCCAACCGTTACGGGGCCCACCTCCCCCAGTACTTCGCTGAGTGGAACGAAGACGTCCTGGTGGCATGCCAGGTCGAGACTACAGCGGCCCTCAGCCAGGTAGAGGCCATCGCGGCGGTGCCAGGTGTGGACATACTGTTCCTGGGACCCTATGACCTCTCGGCCAACCTGGGGATCCTGGGGCAGTTCCAGCACCCGGAGTTCCAGAGGGCAAAGGACCGGGTGCTCAAGGCCGCCCTGGATGCAGGGATCTGCGCAGGTTACTTCGCCAGTAGCGCCCAGGAGGCCATAGCCCGGATAGAGGAGGGCTTCCGCTTCGTGGCCATGGGGACCGATGCTCGCCTTCTTGCCCGGGCTGCAGAGGACCTCTACAGGGGGGTTAGGGCGTTCCTTGACGGGTGGGGCAACAGGCCTTGA